Within Pseudomonas alloputida, the genomic segment TGTTCACGCCAACACCTCGCTCGGTCTTAATTCATACAGCCATCAACTCGTGGTGACGAGTGATTAGCCGGCGATCTGACCAACGAACGGATTCGCGAAGGTGAAGAACAGAGCGATACCAACACCGATCATGGTTACGGCGTCGAGCAGACCGGCAACGATGAACATTTTGACCTGCAGCATCGGAACCATTTCTGGCTGACGAGCAGCGCCTTCCAGGAATTTGCCACCCAGCAGGCCGAAACCAATGGCGGTACCCAGAGCACCCAGGCCGATCAGCAGAGCAACAGCGATAGCGGTCAGACCAACTACAGTTTCCATCTTTCCTCCCGACTTTTACGTCGTATTGGTTAGGTTTTTAGTTTGAAGCGGTAAAACAAATCGTTTGGTACAGCATGCCCTTGCGGACTTTTTAAGCCCTCCCCCCGTACAGGCAGGGAAGGCTATCAGACACGCCAGGCGGTCTTAATGGTTATCTTCGTGAGCCATCGACAGGTAGACGATGGTCAGCATCATGAAGATGAAAGCTTGCAGGGTGATGATCAGGATGTGGAACACAGCCCACGCCCATTGCAGCACCACACCCAGGCCGCTGAGCCACAGCAGGCCGGAGCCGAACATTACAGCGATCAGGATGAACACCAGCTCGCCAGCATACATGTTGCCGAACAGACGCAGTGCCAGCGAGATCGGCTTGGCGATCAGGGTTACGAATTCCAGCAGGAAGTTGACTGGAATCAGCAGGATCTGCACGAAGATATTCTTGCTGCCAAACGGGTGCAGGGTCAGCTCACCGATGAAGCCGCCCAGTCCCTTGACCTTGATGCTGTAGAAGATGATCAGGGCGAAGACGCAGAAGGCCATGGCCAGGGTCGCGTTCGGGTCGGTGGTCGACACGGCGCGGAACGGAATGTGCGGGTCACCGGAAATCAGGATGGCCAGCTGAGGAATCCAGTCGACCGGTATCAGGTCGACGGCGTTCATCAGGAATACCCAGACGAAAATGGTCAGCGCCAGTGGTGCGATTACCGGGCTACGGCCGTGGAAGGAGTCCTTCACGCTGCCGTTGACGAAGTCGACCATCACCTCAACGAAGTTCTGCAGACCGCCAGGTTGGCCGGAAGTCGCCTTCTTGGCCGCCATGCGGAAGATCAACAGGAAGATCAGACCCAGCGCGACGGACCAACCCAGGGTGTCCAGGTGGAACGCCCAGAAGCCCATTGCCTTGGCTTCTGCAGCCGAATGGGCGAAGCCCCAGCTGCCGTCTGGTAGTTGACCGTAGGTCAGGTTCTGCAAGTGGTGCTGGATATAGCCCGAAGCGGTTTCTGCTGCCATGGTTGCCTC encodes:
- the atpE gene encoding F0F1 ATP synthase subunit C, producing METVVGLTAIAVALLIGLGALGTAIGFGLLGGKFLEGAARQPEMVPMLQVKMFIVAGLLDAVTMIGVGIALFFTFANPFVGQIAG
- the atpB gene encoding F0F1 ATP synthase subunit A, yielding MAAETASGYIQHHLQNLTYGQLPDGSWGFAHSAAEAKAMGFWAFHLDTLGWSVALGLIFLLIFRMAAKKATSGQPGGLQNFVEVMVDFVNGSVKDSFHGRSPVIAPLALTIFVWVFLMNAVDLIPVDWIPQLAILISGDPHIPFRAVSTTDPNATLAMAFCVFALIIFYSIKVKGLGGFIGELTLHPFGSKNIFVQILLIPVNFLLEFVTLIAKPISLALRLFGNMYAGELVFILIAVMFGSGLLWLSGLGVVLQWAWAVFHILIITLQAFIFMMLTIVYLSMAHEDNH